The Flavobacterium praedii genome window below encodes:
- the fabG gene encoding 3-oxoacyl-ACP reductase FabG, producing MKCALITGGSRGIGSAICEKLAHDSSYHILINYHSNKEAAEKTLEKVIANGATGEIIQFDVANFDEVQSVLTQWQEANPEAIVEAIINNAGITKDGLFMWMSPEDWSSVVNTSLNGFFNVTNFFMQKMLRNKYGRIVNMVSLSGVKGTAGQTNYSAAKGALVAATKALAQEVAKRNITVNAVAPGFIKTDMTSALDEKELIKMVPVNRFGEAEEVADLVSFLVSKKSSYITGEIININGGIYS from the coding sequence ATGAAATGTGCATTGATAACAGGAGGTTCTAGAGGAATTGGTAGCGCTATTTGTGAAAAATTAGCACATGATAGCAGTTATCATATTTTGATTAATTATCATTCCAATAAAGAAGCTGCCGAAAAAACTTTAGAGAAAGTAATCGCAAATGGAGCTACTGGTGAAATCATTCAATTTGATGTAGCCAATTTTGATGAAGTACAATCGGTATTGACACAATGGCAAGAAGCAAATCCAGAAGCAATTGTTGAAGCAATTATAAATAATGCAGGAATAACAAAGGATGGTTTGTTCATGTGGATGAGTCCAGAAGATTGGTCTAGTGTTGTGAATACGAGTTTGAACGGATTTTTTAATGTGACCAACTTTTTTATGCAAAAAATGTTGCGCAATAAATACGGGCGAATTGTAAATATGGTGTCGCTTTCGGGAGTAAAAGGAACTGCTGGACAGACTAATTATTCTGCTGCAAAAGGGGCCTTAGTGGCTGCTACTAAAGCTTTGGCACAAGAAGTGGCCAAAAGAAATATCACAGTAAATGCTGTAGCTCCAGGTTTTATTAAAACAGACATGACTAGTGCTCTAGACGAAAAAGAATTAATAAAGATGGTACCTGTAAATCGTTTTGGAGAAGCAGAAGAAGTGGCGGATTTGGTTAGTTTTCTAGTTTCCAAAAAATCAAGCTATATTACGGGAGAGATTATAAATATAAATGGTGGAATTTATTCATAA